GTATTGACGGTTGAAGATCCTGGTAGATTTGGAAAAAGCAGACAGATTGGCCCATATCTCGGGCTGACACCTCGTCGCGATCAATCTGGAGAGACAGATAAACAGCTTCGAATAACCAAAGCTGGCAGTCCGTTTTTACGAAAGCTATTGATAAATTCGGCGCAATATATTCTTGGCCCATTTGGAGAGGACTGTAACCTGCAACGTTTTGGTTTACGTCTGGCATCTAGAGGCGGGAAAAATGCAAGACGTAAAGCTGTAGTGGCAGTGGGAAGGAAATTAGCAATACTCCTACATCGTCTGTGGAAATATGGAGAAATATATGACCCGGTTTACAAACGTAACGTTTTATCAAGAAGAAAGGCAGCATGAGTTACATAGTCTCACTGCACCTGTCAAGGACAATGTTCCCCAGGAACCGTAAGTACCCGGTAATACATACTGTGACACTTAAAATGAACTTGGTGAGTATATTTATAGAGGAACATTCTCCTTGACAGTTTTGTTCGTTATGTACAACCGGTAACTGTGAAAAGGGAAAAATGATTTTCCCTTTTTATCAGCAACGTAAAATGAGTGGAGACTTTCAAGTCATTTTGAAAATAAAGCCCTGAATAAAGAACGTCCCGTCCGGAAGACTGCGTGAATTTCTCTGGTCTGTCATATGCCAATGACAATTTTTAAGACCGATGATGAGGTGGCAGCTCCAGGACGGACCCTACAATGCACCGAACTTTTTGGCAGAGGTTCATAAATGAGTGCGAATGGAAGCATGACGTTTCAGGGATTATTTAAAAAATGGTTCGCCACGTCGAACTTATATCTTGACAAGCCTTCTCATGGAAGAAATGCGGGCTAAAAGCTGCCTGCTGTTCTTCTTTGTACAGGATCAACATCATGACAAATATTATTCGATATCCCGAAAAAGCCGCTTCAAGAAATTACGATGTCATAATTATCGGTGGAGGCATTTACGGTATTACCCTCGCCCTTGAAGCAAGTCTTCGCGGCAAACGCTCCCTGCTCCTCGAGAAAGGAGACTTTGGAGAATACACCAGTTTCAACAGCCTGAAAATTATTCATGGAGGTCTCCGTTACCTGCAATCCCTCGACCTGCCAAGATTTTGGGAATCAGTCAGGGAACGGTCATGGTACCTCAAACATTTTCCCCACAGGGTGCATCCCATGCCCTGCCTCATGCCACTTTACGGTAGAGGGCTGAAAAGACCAGTCATTTTTCGTATCGCCCTTCTCCTCAATCATCTCCTCTCCCCAGGCCGTAACAGAGATCTTGAAGAGGACCGCAAATTACCAGTTGGCCGTATCGTGTCCGCAGCAGAGTCCCAAAAGATATTCCCCCTGGTCAACACAGAAGGGCTGCAGGGCAGTGCACTCTGGTATGACGCCTGTATGCCCGACTCCCAGCTTCTGGTCATGGAACTGTTGCGGACGGCATGTGATCTCGGCGCAACTCCACTCAATTATTGTGAAGTACAATCACTCACCCTATCCACGGACAGGACAATCATCGAGGGAGTACACGCCCTGGATCGTGAAAGTGGAAAAACATATGAATTCAGCGCGCCCATAGTCATCAACAGCGCAGGTCCCTGGTGCCGTGCTGTTGTAAATGGAATTGGTGGCGATTGTGAAGAATTGTTCCGCCCCTCCCTTGCCTGGAATATTTCATTTAACCGTCCCGCTCTCTCCGACCACGCCCTTGCCGTGCAGGCAGATACGCCAGGCAGCCGAGCCCTCTTCGTCACTCCCTGGAAAGGCAGGATTTTTGCAGGATGTGGCCATGAGCCCTGGTTGAAGGGACCGGATCGCCCCATGCCAACGAGAAAACAGATCAACACTTTTATCAAAGAACTGAACGCCGCGATTCCAGGCCTCGATCTCAACATAAATGATGTTCACCGGGTTTTTGCCGGTCTTTTACCAACCGTGGAGAACGGCAGCAATATTTTGACAAGACGCGAAGTGATTATCGACCATGGTGCGAAGCAGGGTCCGCAGGGGCTTTATAGTGTAGGTGGTATAAAATTTACCACCGCCCGCCTGGTTGCCGAAAAGATATGGGGGATGATCAGTAAAAATAATCCCGGCCTGATACCACCCGATACGGCCATGCCTGTCTGCCGCACAGGTATCTATCCGCAGGACAGTGATACAAAGCAGGGTATGTACAAAATTCTTGCCAGCGACAAGACCATAGTTCATCTTGACGACCTGATAGTGCGCAGGTCAACGACCTGGGAAAAAGGCCCGGATGCTGTATCTGACGATTTAACAGAAATGTTTGACTGGGGTGATCCCCGAAAAATGGAAGAACTGGCCAAATGCATAGCCAGTGTACAACCCCTCACACAGGAGGACAATTCATGATCTCCGGTTTTTTCTTAACCAATGGCCAAAACTCAAAAGGTGTAAACCGATTCAAGGAACTCCGGAACACGCCATCGACACACATTGTTTACACTGACGACAACCTCATTCTATCCAATACGGTTGACCGGGATGCTCTTGGCGACAAGATTTGCAACCCACTGGTCTCTGAAAATAAAAAGTTAATTGTTCATTTTTCTGGAACGATTTACAATCGAAAAGAATATATCCAAAAATACGATCTGCCGCTCAAACCCGACAGCAGCAGCGGCGATGCAGACCTTATATTGGCATTGTACCTCACTTTTGGAGAAAATCTTCTCACCCATCTTGATGGAACATTCTCCTTTCTCATCTACGATAAAAATGAAGAAAAACTTCTTCTCTGTCGAGATCATTTTGGCGTAGAACCGCTTTACTATTTTGAGGCACCCGATTTCTTTGTCTTTTCCTCGACCATCGCGGGTATTCTCAGACTCACTGGACAGAGCAAAAATCTCCACCACCCGGCGCTGGCAAAGATACTTCTTTTTAACTACAATGTGGGTTTTGATACACTGGTGGAGGGCATAAAGCGTCTGCCACCCGCCCATTTCCTCAAGATACATGGCGGACAGCCCCTGCTCAAAAGGTATTGGTCAATAGACTTCACACCCGTTTCACGACCGGAAGAAACAGTCTGTCAGGAGCTCCTGCAGCACCTCCGCCGGGCAGTTGGCTCATGCCTCTCCGGCACAGACCAGAGTGGTGTTTTCCTCAGCGGCGGCATGGATTCCAGCACAATGCTTGCTCTCAGCGCAGAACATGAACCAACCAGCCTCGACACCTTTTCTTACAGATGTAAAGCCGCCTCTTTTGACGAATCACAATACGCACGGCAGATGGCTGAATTCGCCGGTTCTCATCATCATGAATCAGAATACTCCAGTAACGATGTACTTCTTATGCCGGAAGTTGTCAAAGCGATGAACGAGCCGTTCTCGGATGTGGGCATCAATATTGCCACCTACCTGCTCGGCCGGGAAGCAGCTGCAACCGGTACCGGCTTGATTCTTACCGGTGATGGTGGTGACGAATTATTTGCCGGCCACCCTGTTTATGAAGCTGATAAAATTGCAAGATATATCGATACAATTCCACGTTTTTTACTGGGCCCCCTTTTTTCTCTCTTCCGGCAACTGCCCGACTCCGACCAGAAAAAGAACCTTTCTGTTAAGCTTAAACGATTTTCTGAAAGTATGTCCTATCCGCGGGAACTGCTTTCCCATCGATGGCGCATCTATTACGATGCAGCGTCATTGCTCCAGCTGGCCGGTGAAAATTTAACTGATGCTGTCAACTGGAATAATCTTCTGGAGGATATTCTTTTAATCAATGAAAAAACCAGTAGTTTTGATCCACTGGCAAGAAGTTTAGCCAGTGATTACCAGACGGTAGTCGATTTCTATCTCCGACGAAACGATCTGATCCGTCGTTTTAATATCGATATCCGCTATCCAATGTTTGACCGTAAGCTGGTTGAATACTGCGCTTCTCTACCCAGTTCACTGAAAATAAAAGGCTGGTTTGACACCAAGTATATTTTCAAAAAGACAATGGAACCTGTTTTACCCCATTCCATTATTTATCGAAAAGACAAGCTCGGCCACAGTATTCCCTTAAAAAACTGGATTCGCGACGATAACAGGGTGCGGGAGATGATACTTGATCATGTATCTGGAGAAACCATCAGCAGGCGAGGATTGTTCAAAACCAGTACTATCGCAGAAATGACCAATGATCATCTCAGAAAAAAATCCAATCATTCACACAGGCTCTGGACACTTGCCGTAATGGAGATGTGGCTGCGGCATCATTTTGATTAGTCAGTGTCCGTCCCTTTGCAACCCGCATTGCCAATCTGTGCATGCGGGTTAAAAACTCTTCTTTTTGCCCATTTCCTGAAAATTATATTCCAGCATCTTCTTAAAAATATCAATTATCAAACCGTCTGAAGCTGTATCAGTTTTCTTTTCCGAAGAAGCAGTTGAGCCGGCCCTTGTCTCTTTTTCCTTATCCATTCTCTTTTCTCCCATAACAAATATGGTTTTTACCTAAATCCTGCACTTCGACAAACTTGCCAATTGCAGGATTTAGGTTTTAGTATTTTGATTTCCCGTGGAACGTGATTGTTGAAACACGCCCGATAAAACAGCCACATCTTCTCCGCTATGATTGTCAGGTTGAACTTTGTATGTGATCAGATTATTTTTTTCATTCTTACCTGTTTTTCCTGAACAATGCAATGCCGGGGAACCACTCTTCACCCTGCATCTGCCCGCCGAAGAGATACCTGCTCTTCTGAAAAGAATTGACAGATCGCTTGTTTCTCTGTAATTCCTGTTTATACTATGCGTTGATGCATGGCGGCAGCTTTCTGCCGCTTTTTTATTTCTTTTTTGTCAATCTCTGAAATCCAATCGTTATGAGTCAAAACCAAGATAATCAGACCCTGAAACAGCGCCGGGAGAAAGCCGAGTCCCTTGAAGACACAGGCGTAAAGCTTTACAGCAACTCCTTTACTCCCAAAAATTGCATTAGAGAGCTTTTACCCAGGGGAGAAACCCTCCAGGCCCAGGAGAAAGAGAAGGGCAGCCCAATCTATTCCATAGCCGGGCGTATCATGGCCATGCGCAAATTCGGCAAGGCCGCCTTTTGTCATATCAGCGATTCGACAGGACAGATCCAGATATACGTAAAAAAGGACACATTGGGGGATGAGATATTCGCGACCTTTAAAAAATGGGATATCGGTGATATTGTCGGCATCACAGGCACCCTTTTTAAAACCAAGGTGGGCGAACTCTCCCTGGCTGCTACGGAAATCACCATGATTTCCAAATCGCTGCGGCCTCTGCCTGAAAAATGGCATGGGTTAACCGATGTTGAAACCCGCTATCGCCAACGCTACGTGGATCTCATCGTCACTCCGGAGAGCCGGGAAACATTCAGAAAGCGAGTGCAAATCATCAGGCTTATCCGCGAATTTCTCAATGCCCGTGATTTCATGGAGGTGGAAACCCCCATGATGCAACCGGTACCCGGTGGTGCCACGGCCAGACCATTCAAGACCTATCATAATGCCCTGGATATGGATCTTTTCCTCCGCATCGCTCCCGAACTGTACCTGAAACGGCTGCTTGTCGGCGGTTTTGAGAAGGTTTTTGAAATCAATAGAAATTTCAGGAATGAAGGACTTTCAACCCGTCATAATCCCGAGTTTACCATGCTGGAGTTCTACCAGGCCTATGCCACCTACGAAGATCTCATTGACCTCACGGAAGAGATGATCTCCTCGATCTGTCAACAGGTCAACGGTACCATGGAAATCAGCTACCAGGGCACCCCTGTCAACCTGGCCCCTCCCTGGAAACGTCTGACTATGGATGAAGCCCTGGTGGAAGTGGCAGGAATAAATAAGGCCGATCTTGCCAATGATGACAAGGTCATGGCTCTTGCCGCGGAAAATGGTATCCAGCTTGATGGGCAGGCAGGCCCCGGTAAGGCCAAAACGGAACTTTTTGAACTGCTGGTTGAAGAAAAACTGATAGATCCCACCTTTATCACATCCTATCCCACTGAGGTATCCCCCCTTGCCAGGAGAAACGAAGACGACCCCACAGTCACCGACCGCTTTGAGCTGTTTATCACCGGCCGCGAACTGGCCAATGCCTTCAGTGAGCTCAATGACCCGCGGGACCAGTATAAGCGGTTCAAGGAGCAGATAGACAATCGTGGAGATGACGACGAGATCCACCCTGTTCTTGACCATGATTACATCAGAGCACTCGAATATGGTATGCCGTCGGCGGCAGGGGAAGGAATCGGGATAGACCGGCTGGTCATGCTGCTCACCGATGCCCCATCAATCCGCGATGTCATTCTTTTTCCCCACCTCAAACCGGAAGCACTAAAAGATTGATATGTTTGAATGGTTTGTCGGACTCAGGTACCTGCGGGCAAAACACAGGCATGGTTTCATCTCCCTTATCTCCTTTATTTCCGTGGCAGGAATTACGGTGGGGGTTATCGCTCTTATTGTGGTCCTGGCTGTATATTCCGGCTTTACGGGGGGGCTGCGTGATCAGATCCTCGGGGTTAATTCCCATATCATCGTCCAGCAACTCGGGGGGAAAATCAGCGACTACCGGGAAGTGCGGAAAAAAATACTCTCCGTCAAGGATGTCACAGGTGCCACCCCTTATCTTTATGCCCAGACCCTGCTCAGCAGCGCCAGCGGAGGCAACGGGGTAGTCCTTCGCGGCATGGATCCCAAAAGTGCGGAAAATGTTGTGGGCCTTGCCAGCCAGATGATCCAGGGCTCCATCTTCGACCTGACTCAAAATGACAACCCGAGACTGCCCAATATCATTCTCGGCAGGACACTTGCGGCGGAACTGCGGGTGGGCATGGGGGACAGAATCAGGCTGATCTCACCCTCGGGACCACTCACCCCCATGGGTATTATCCCCAAGGTGAAAACGTGCAGAGTATCCGGCATTTTTAAAAGCGGCATGAATGAATATGACTCCACCCTTGCCTACATGTCTCTTGCCGATGTCCAGCAGTTTCTCGGCCTGGGAGATATTGCCCACGGTATTGAGGTGACAGTCACGGAAAAGGAACTTGACCACGCGGACCGGATTGCGGAAAACATTGTAAAGAAACTGGGAATGGGCTTTATCGCCAAGGACTGGATGATGATGAACCACAATCTCTTTGCCGCCTTCAAACTGGAAAAAATCGGCATGTTTATCTGCATGGCCCTCATCATTTTGGTGGCCGCGCTTAACATCATCAGCGCCCTGGTCATGGTGGTAATGGAAAAAAGCCGGGATATCGCCATTCTCAAGTCCATGGGTGCCACGTCGCGCTCAATCATGAAAATATTTTTTATCCAGGGCCTGGTGATTGCACTTACCGGAACAACCCTGGGGGTGATCGGCGGACTCTCCCTCTGCGAACTGCTCTCCCGCTACAAGTTTATAGAGCTGCCGTCCAATGTGTATCCCATGACAACCCTGCCCATCAAGGTACTGCCCATGGACGTGACCATTGTCGCCGTCAGTTCCATTATCATCACGTTGCTGGCGACCCTCTATCCGTCCTGGAAAGGTTCCACCGTACAACCTGCAGAGGTACTGTCATAATGGGACTGTTTCTTGCTCAGGACATCACCAAAATATACCGTTCGGGAAATACAAAAATTACCGTATTAAATAACCTCTCCATCAACATCGAACGGGGTGAAATGACGGCTATCACCGGGGCTTCAGGCTCCGGCAAGACCACCCTGCTGCAGATTCTCGGCACCCTGGCCAGACCAACCACAGGAAGTCTTTTTTTCAATGGGGAGGATCTGACGAGGAAAAACCAGCAGGAACTGGCCGAATTCAGAAACAGATCGTTAGGCTTTATTTTCCAGTTCCATCACCTGTTGCCCGACTTCACGGCCCTGGAGAATGTCCTGATGCCGGCTCTTATTGCCGGTCACGACAGGAAAGAAATGATACCGGCAGCCCGCAGACTTTTGGAACGAATGGAGCTGAACCACCGGCTGCACCATAAAATCAGCGAACTGTCAGGTGGAGAACAGCAGCGCACAGCCCTGGCCAGGGCACTTATCATGAAGCCGGCCCTGGTTCTGGCTGATGAACCCACGGGCAACCTGGATTCCAGGTCGGGCAATCTTGTCTTTAACCTGTTCCAGGACCTCTGCCGTGAGCGGGAACTGGCCACTATTATCGTCACCCATAACAATGATCTTGCAGACAGAATGGATCGTCGCCTCACTCTGAAAGAAGGTATCCTTAAAGAGTGACAAAAAATCCCGGACTATTCAACCTCCATACTGATCTCCATGAAATTAAACCAGTGACCGCTCTTCTGGGCATGGTCCAGTTCAATCTGGACGATATCAATATGGCGGTTTTCAATCTCCAGGAATTTTTCAAGCACTTCTTTTATCCTGCCCTCGGCATTTTCACTGGCTTTTTTATAATAATTGCTCGTCTCTATCTCCAGTTTCAGTGCCGCGTCAAGCAGCCGCTTCACATCTCCGAGCATCTTTTCAGGAATTTCGGCGGACATGGTCTGAATCTGTTCCTCTATTTTCTCTCTGGCCGGTATGGGTGTGTTCAGTTTTGTTACATCAATAACCCCTTCGGACTGGAGGACTTCCAGGCTGTATTCAAGAAAATCTATATGGGACTGTTCATCATCCCCAAGAGTCTGAAATAATGCTTTTCCCCTTTTGTCATCCACCTTTTCCACTGCCGAAAAATAGAGGTCTCTTACCTTTTTTTCATAATGAATTGCTTCCAAAAATATTTCACGGGAATCCATATACTCTCCAATTCTGTTTCTGATTAAAATAAAACATCCTGATAAAACGTAACTGGTCACAGGATTTGCAACTCAGTGTTTTCATCTACCTTACCCCTGTAAGTGATCAGGGGTGCCGTAGATTCGTGCAATCGCGACCGTGCGAATATGCGGTGCCCCTGATCACTTACGATAAAACAGTAATCCTGCCATCCTCTTTTGTCGAATAAAGAAAAGCTGATTGACCATGAAACTCAACCAAGTTGGAGTGGTGTCTGTTTTAAATCTGACAAAATGACTGTGCCGATTCGCCAAACGATTTTTTCTGCGGTATACTGATTATTATTCACATTCTACAAAAACAGAATCCTCTTGAATAGCAGGAGGAAATACTTTCGATCAAGGACAGTGTTCCATGAAATTTTTATTAATATCGGTTATTATTCTCAGCACTTGGTTCCCAGCCGCCGGCAATACCGAACCTCGCCCCCTGGAGCATCTTAAAATTGTTTTTGCGGCCGGAATGGCAGAAATAAAACAGACAAACCGCCCCAATAACCTTCCGAAACTCGCTACTTTTCTGAATAGTTTACGACAAAATAATACACATGTCCTTTTTTTCCACGGAGGCGCTGCTCTCTCTCCTTCGATTCTCTCTTCTTTTGACCGCGGAGCGCATATGGTCACCCTCCTCAATACGCTGGAGCCTGATCTCTTTGCCATTGCCAAAAACGAATTCACCTTCAAAGAGGACGAGCTGACTCTGCGAACCACAGAGGCCAACTTCCCATTTCTGAATTCCAACCTTATCGATCCCTTGACCGGAAGCTGCATTGAAGGTGTCCTTCCCTCCCTGATTCTCAAAGTGGGCCACTACTCCATCGGGGTAATGGCTCTTGTCGATACTGATGTAATCAGTGATTACATGCCTGAACGGGTCAAACCCGCCGATACCAGATCAACCATCTATAAATATTCTCATCTCCTGCGACAACAGGGTGCCGACCTTATTTTCCTGCTTGCTGATTTTCAGATAAAGGATGCCCCCTACCTTCTCACTCAGAAAATCGTGGATTTTATTCTCATCAACGGCCGCAACATCATTGTTCCCTTCAAGGGATCCGATAATTATTATGAACTCAACGATCTCGGCAGCGTAGTCTCCATGCTGGATATTACCCTCATGGACAACGGAAACAAGTTTTCATGGACAAATGAAAACAAAGCCATTTCCCTCGCTGAATTTCCTGAAGACCATCAGGTTGCGGCACTTATCACCTCTGATCTGCAGCAGATATCCGGTATTCTCAATACCGTGATTGGCGAGACCCTTACACCCATTGACACTCGTCGGAACAATGTCAGGTCCAGGGAAAACGGATTCTGCAATTATATTGCTGACACCATCAGAACTTTCTACAGATCGGATATTGCCCTGATAAACGGTGGGGGTGTTCGAGGCAACAGGGAATATCCAGCCGGCAGTAAACTCACCAGAGGTGATATCCACAGGGAGATTCCATTTCGCAATCATGTTGTCAATATCGAAATAACCGGCAGGCAGCTTCTCGAAAGCCTTGAAAACGGATTAAGCGGTATCAGTGAACTGAAAGGTCGCTTTCCCCATGTATCGGGAATGACTGTCCAATACAATCCAAAAAATCCTCCCGGCAGGCGGGTTGTCAAAGTGACTGTAGCCGGCAAACCCCTGGATCCCGAAAAATCCTACACTATGGCAACCCTTGACTACCTCACAGGAGGCGGTGACGGCTATTCTGTGCTGAAAAACTGCAAACATCTGGCAAAAGTGCGGGGTGGAAGACTGCTCTGGGAATATGTCCGGGACAGGATTGTAGAGCAGAAAACCATTTCTCCCAGGACAGATGGAAGAATGAAAATTTTTATTAACAATAAATCATAACCAATATACCCGGAACCTCTCCCATGCATCTGGGTTGAAATCACTGCCGATAACTTCAGAACGAAGGGAGCTCATACGTCGAGATAAATTTCCATGTCCGCATCCGGTACTGTACAGAGAAAAAACGATTTTGCCATAAAAAGAAGTATTGCCACTACTGTCAGCTGTGGTCTCTTTCTCACGGGATTTCTCTTTACCGTTATCTCCATAATTTCCCTTGTAGGCTTTCTCGGTTTCAAAGAGGTGCTCAGTGATCTTTCCGAAAATGCTCTGCCTTCCTCATCACGGGAGGCACAGATGTCCATCCTGTTCAACCAGCTGCTCCACCAGACCAGCTACCTCCATAACGCGGATTCACATGCAAACAGGCGTATTGCCTACAACAACATTCTCTCACAGTTTATCCGTATTGATGATTTTTCAATCCAGCTGCCTGACACGGCAATCCCGGGACACAACCAGAGAATCTCAGTCCTTGACAATGTCATGGCTGACCTGAACAGGCTTGTTGCCGCCCGCATTGATCTCAGAAAGGAAACTACTGAAAAGTTTAAGGCACTCCTCGAACTCGACAGGGCTAGTTACCTTGTCCACAGTTCACTGCAAACCTCCGCGTCACCTCAATTTACAGAAAAAATAAATCATTTTACGGATACGGCGTTCAGAATCATAAAAAAGAGCGGTAAAGCTTTCAGCTTCAGGAGTCTTTACAAGGTAAAAACACTGGAACGGCAACTTCAGGAAAGCTTTCGGGTTATGCAGACGCTAGCGGAAAGCTTCTCCCCACCTTTACGGAAAAAGGCAAAACAGCTTATTGCACACCTGCAGAAACAGATCACCGGGGCAGACGGTTATCTGTTTTCAATACGGCAGCAAATCATGAAAACCACAGAGTGCAAGAATAAAAATATCTTTGCCATCAATCTTGTGGAAGAAAAGGGAGATGCGAGTATTGCAAACCTGTTTGACCTCTCCTCATCAATTGGCCTGAAAACCAGGATGCTCTCGAACAAGGTCAAGAGACTCATCCAGATTATCACTTTTCTCTTCATCCTTTCCATTCTTCTGGCAACTCTCTCCTTTTTTTATTTCAGATACACCCTCATAGACAGGATGCTCGCTCTGAACAGGTCGGTCCTGGAAAAAGTGGCTGGCCATGGTGAACCAATAGAGGACAACAGGCATGACGAAATCAGCCAGATCGCGCACTCCGTCAACTATTTTGCCATGGAACTGAGCAAGGCAAAAGAAACCGCAGAACGATCAAATATGGCCAAATCACAGTTTTTAGCCCATATGAGCCATGAAATCCGCACTCCCATGAATGCCATTCTCGGCTTTACATATCTTGCCCTGAAAAGCAGGAACCATGACGATCACCTGATTTACCTGGAAAAAATCAACACCGCTTCCAGGTCTCTTCTGGGTATTATTAATACAATACTTGACTTCTCCAAGATTGAAGCCGGCAAACTCACCCTGGAAAAAGCGCCCTTTGACCTTCGCCAACTGCTGGATGAACTGGCAACTGTGATCAGCCTGAAATGCGAAGACTCAGGACTCGAATTCTACTTCAAGGTTGATAGCAAAACCCCGGCCGACCTGATCGGAGATTCCCTGCGACTGGGCCAGGTTCTCTCCAACCTTATTACCAACGCATTCAAATTCACGGAAAAAGGGCATATCGTGGCCTCAATCACTCCCCTGGAGAGAAAAGATGCAGGAGACACGGTAGAACTGCTTTTCACTGTTGAGGATACGGGCAGCGGTATCCAGGGGGAACAGGCTAAAACTCTTTTTCTGCCCTTCACCCAGGCGGATGAATCCGTGACCCGCAAGTTTGGAGGGACAGGACTCGGGCTCACCATCTGCAAGGAGCTTGTGACAATGATGGGAGGGAAAATATGGGTTGAATCGAACGAAAACGGCGGAACAACTTTTTCGTTTACAGTCCGGTTCAACCTTCAAACAACAGACGACAGGAAAAACCCTTCCGGTTTCTATGACTCCCCTGTTCTGCTGCGGGATAAAACCGTAATAGTCCATTCACAACGGCCAAAAACTACAGCAGCCCTGAAACGCTGTCTTCATCATTTCGGACTGGAAATCCACAGTTCCGACACTATCAATGCAACCTCAGCTCTTATCAGGGATATTTCCCGGAAAAAACGTTGTGACCTGCTCATCGTTGAATGCAACTCTTTTTCCAGAAAAACCCTCAGGACCCTCGCCCATTTCA
The DNA window shown above is from Desulfomarina profundi and carries:
- a CDS encoding lipoprotein-releasing ABC transporter permease subunit — translated: MFEWFVGLRYLRAKHRHGFISLISFISVAGITVGVIALIVVLAVYSGFTGGLRDQILGVNSHIIVQQLGGKISDYREVRKKILSVKDVTGATPYLYAQTLLSSASGGNGVVLRGMDPKSAENVVGLASQMIQGSIFDLTQNDNPRLPNIILGRTLAAELRVGMGDRIRLISPSGPLTPMGIIPKVKTCRVSGIFKSGMNEYDSTLAYMSLADVQQFLGLGDIAHGIEVTVTEKELDHADRIAENIVKKLGMGFIAKDWMMMNHNLFAAFKLEKIGMFICMALIILVAALNIISALVMVVMEKSRDIAILKSMGATSRSIMKIFFIQGLVIALTGTTLGVIGGLSLCELLSRYKFIELPSNVYPMTTLPIKVLPMDVTIVAVSSIIITLLATLYPSWKGSTVQPAEVLS
- a CDS encoding rubrerythrin; this encodes MDSREIFLEAIHYEKKVRDLYFSAVEKVDDKRGKALFQTLGDDEQSHIDFLEYSLEVLQSEGVIDVTKLNTPIPAREKIEEQIQTMSAEIPEKMLGDVKRLLDAALKLEIETSNYYKKASENAEGRIKEVLEKFLEIENRHIDIVQIELDHAQKSGHWFNFMEISMEVE
- a CDS encoding asparagine synthetase B family protein; this encodes MISGFFLTNGQNSKGVNRFKELRNTPSTHIVYTDDNLILSNTVDRDALGDKICNPLVSENKKLIVHFSGTIYNRKEYIQKYDLPLKPDSSSGDADLILALYLTFGENLLTHLDGTFSFLIYDKNEEKLLLCRDHFGVEPLYYFEAPDFFVFSSTIAGILRLTGQSKNLHHPALAKILLFNYNVGFDTLVEGIKRLPPAHFLKIHGGQPLLKRYWSIDFTPVSRPEETVCQELLQHLRRAVGSCLSGTDQSGVFLSGGMDSSTMLALSAEHEPTSLDTFSYRCKAASFDESQYARQMAEFAGSHHHESEYSSNDVLLMPEVVKAMNEPFSDVGINIATYLLGREAAATGTGLILTGDGGDELFAGHPVYEADKIARYIDTIPRFLLGPLFSLFRQLPDSDQKKNLSVKLKRFSESMSYPRELLSHRWRIYYDAASLLQLAGENLTDAVNWNNLLEDILLINEKTSSFDPLARSLASDYQTVVDFYLRRNDLIRRFNIDIRYPMFDRKLVEYCASLPSSLKIKGWFDTKYIFKKTMEPVLPHSIIYRKDKLGHSIPLKNWIRDDNRVREMILDHVSGETISRRGLFKTSTIAEMTNDHLRKKSNHSHRLWTLAVMEMWLRHHFD
- a CDS encoding FAD-dependent oxidoreductase, yielding MTNIIRYPEKAASRNYDVIIIGGGIYGITLALEASLRGKRSLLLEKGDFGEYTSFNSLKIIHGGLRYLQSLDLPRFWESVRERSWYLKHFPHRVHPMPCLMPLYGRGLKRPVIFRIALLLNHLLSPGRNRDLEEDRKLPVGRIVSAAESQKIFPLVNTEGLQGSALWYDACMPDSQLLVMELLRTACDLGATPLNYCEVQSLTLSTDRTIIEGVHALDRESGKTYEFSAPIVINSAGPWCRAVVNGIGGDCEELFRPSLAWNISFNRPALSDHALAVQADTPGSRALFVTPWKGRIFAGCGHEPWLKGPDRPMPTRKQINTFIKELNAAIPGLDLNINDVHRVFAGLLPTVENGSNILTRREVIIDHGAKQGPQGLYSVGGIKFTTARLVAEKIWGMISKNNPGLIPPDTAMPVCRTGIYPQDSDTKQGMYKILASDKTIVHLDDLIVRRSTTWEKGPDAVSDDLTEMFDWGDPRKMEELAKCIASVQPLTQEDNS
- the lysS gene encoding lysine--tRNA ligase, with translation MSQNQDNQTLKQRREKAESLEDTGVKLYSNSFTPKNCIRELLPRGETLQAQEKEKGSPIYSIAGRIMAMRKFGKAAFCHISDSTGQIQIYVKKDTLGDEIFATFKKWDIGDIVGITGTLFKTKVGELSLAATEITMISKSLRPLPEKWHGLTDVETRYRQRYVDLIVTPESRETFRKRVQIIRLIREFLNARDFMEVETPMMQPVPGGATARPFKTYHNALDMDLFLRIAPELYLKRLLVGGFEKVFEINRNFRNEGLSTRHNPEFTMLEFYQAYATYEDLIDLTEEMISSICQQVNGTMEISYQGTPVNLAPPWKRLTMDEALVEVAGINKADLANDDKVMALAAENGIQLDGQAGPGKAKTELFELLVEEKLIDPTFITSYPTEVSPLARRNEDDPTVTDRFELFITGRELANAFSELNDPRDQYKRFKEQIDNRGDDDEIHPVLDHDYIRALEYGMPSAAGEGIGIDRLVMLLTDAPSIRDVILFPHLKPEALKD
- a CDS encoding ABC transporter ATP-binding protein, yielding MMGLFLAQDITKIYRSGNTKITVLNNLSINIERGEMTAITGASGSGKTTLLQILGTLARPTTGSLFFNGEDLTRKNQQELAEFRNRSLGFIFQFHHLLPDFTALENVLMPALIAGHDRKEMIPAARRLLERMELNHRLHHKISELSGGEQQRTALARALIMKPALVLADEPTGNLDSRSGNLVFNLFQDLCRERELATIIVTHNNDLADRMDRRLTLKEGILKE